A single genomic interval of Deltaproteobacteria bacterium harbors:
- a CDS encoding metallophosphoesterase produces the protein MPRMRAAGPGAATVRKQRDSASSGESRSITPDGSIFPGMRGASPQVRFSEMRRARFYILILGLTLLPQVVAASDLVRWLAAQGQLALGLSVPGLLLALNLPMLAEVLRRKKSARLPRFLAATVQTPWTAFWLGSLFYAILRAGWTVAHLGPAPMPVWLALAPFGLALYGTLFGARVLRRERVTIPVAGLPGGWRGVRIVQLSDLHAGRHVTKERLHAIARRAARLHPDVLVVTGDIVHNSPAFARHAAEAIASIPTRYGAYACLGNHDFWAGPDAVEEELERAGIRVLRNKGVLLERDGDGLWLCGVDDPWSGRFDLRGALRGRPEGTATVLLSHQPNTWLRAQELGVELQLSGHTHGGQVALLWLHRSLSLARLITPFVAGLYRAGRSYLYVNRGAGSVMPMVRLGARPEVTELTLTTAEDTNEDLALVTP, from the coding sequence GCAGCGGGACCAGGAGCTGCAACCGTGCGCAAGCAGAGAGATTCCGCATCTTCCGGTGAGAGTAGGAGCATCACCCCGGATGGGTCAATTTTCCCCGGAATGCGCGGTGCGTCGCCGCAGGTTAGGTTTTCAGAGATGCGTAGGGCGCGCTTCTACATCCTCATCCTGGGTCTGACCCTGCTGCCGCAGGTCGTGGCGGCGTCCGATCTGGTGCGCTGGCTCGCCGCCCAAGGGCAGCTCGCCCTCGGCTTGTCCGTGCCGGGACTCCTGCTCGCGCTCAATCTCCCGATGCTCGCCGAGGTCCTCCGCCGGAAGAAGAGCGCGCGCCTCCCGCGGTTTCTCGCGGCGACGGTGCAGACACCCTGGACAGCCTTCTGGCTGGGCAGCCTCTTCTACGCGATCCTCCGCGCGGGCTGGACCGTCGCGCACCTCGGTCCGGCGCCGATGCCGGTGTGGCTCGCGCTCGCTCCCTTCGGGCTCGCGCTCTACGGGACGCTCTTCGGGGCGCGCGTTCTGAGGCGGGAGAGGGTCACCATCCCGGTCGCAGGCCTTCCCGGGGGATGGCGGGGTGTCCGGATCGTCCAGCTTTCCGATCTCCACGCCGGCCGCCACGTGACCAAGGAGCGGCTCCATGCCATCGCCCGCCGCGCTGCACGTCTGCATCCCGACGTGCTGGTCGTGACGGGCGACATCGTGCACAACTCCCCTGCCTTCGCGCGGCACGCGGCGGAGGCCATCGCTTCCATTCCCACCCGGTATGGTGCCTACGCCTGCCTGGGCAACCACGACTTCTGGGCGGGCCCCGACGCCGTCGAGGAAGAGCTGGAGCGGGCGGGGATCCGCGTCCTGCGCAACAAGGGCGTCCTGCTCGAGCGGGACGGGGACGGGCTCTGGCTGTGCGGCGTCGACGATCCCTGGAGCGGCCGGTTCGATCTGCGCGGGGCGCTTCGCGGACGCCCGGAAGGCACCGCTACCGTGCTGCTGTCGCATCAGCCGAACACCTGGCTGCGCGCGCAGGAGCTCGGAGTGGAGTTGCAGCTCTCCGGTCACACCCACGGCGGGCAGGTCGCGCTGCTCTGGCTGCACCGGTCGCTTTCGCTGGCGCGGCTGATCACGCCGTTCGTCGCCGGCCTGTACCGCGCCGGACGCAGCTACCTGTACGTCAACCGGGGGGCCGGGTCCGTGATGCCGATGGTCC